The Streptococcus mitis genome has a segment encoding these proteins:
- the tilS gene encoding tRNA lysidine(34) synthetase TilS — translation MREQDFLNHFLKKGYFKKHAKVVLALSGGLDSMFLFKVLSTYKKELEIELILAHVNHKQRVESDREEQELRKLAAEAELPIYISNFSGEFSEARARHFRYDFFKEVMIKTGATALVTAHHADDQVETILMRLIRGTRLRYLSGIKEKQVVGKIEIIRPFLHFQKKDFPSIFHFEDASNKENHYFRNRIRNSYLPELEKENPRFRDAILSIGNEILDYDLAIAELSKNIDVENLEQLLSYSEYTQRVLLQTYLNRFPDLNLTKAQFEEVRQILKTKSQYRHLLKNGYELIKEYQQFQICKISPQADEKEDELVLHYQNQVSYQGYLFSFGIPLEGESIQQIPVSRETSIHIRHRKPRDFLIQNGHRKKLRRLFIDLKIPMEKRKSALIIEQFGEIVSILGIATSNLSKNTKNDIMNTVLYIEKIDR, via the coding sequence ATGAGGGAACAAGATTTTTTAAATCATTTTCTCAAGAAGGGATATTTCAAAAAGCATGCTAAGGTGGTGCTAGCTCTTTCTGGTGGATTAGATTCTATGTTTCTATTTAAGGTATTATCTACTTATAAAAAAGAGTTAGAAATTGAATTGATTCTAGCTCATGTGAATCATAAGCAGAGAGTAGAATCAGATAGGGAAGAACAGGAATTAAGGAAGTTAGCTGCTGAAGCAGAGCTTCCTATTTATATCAGCAATTTTTCAGGAGAATTTTCAGAAGCGCGGGCTCGACATTTTCGTTATGATTTTTTTAAAGAGGTCATGATAAAGACTGGTGCGACAGCCTTGGTAACTGCCCACCATGCTGATGATCAGGTGGAAACTATTTTAATGCGTTTGATTAGAGGAACTCGTTTGCGCTATCTATCAGGAATTAAGGAGAAGCAAGTAGTCGGAAAGATAGAAATTATTCGCCCCTTCTTGCATTTTCAAAAAAAAGACTTTCCATCAATTTTTCACTTTGAAGATGCATCAAATAAGGAAAATCATTATTTTCGAAATCGTATTCGAAACTCTTATTTACCAGAATTAGAAAAAGAAAATCCTCGATTTAGGGATGCAATCTTAAGCATCGGTAATGAAATTTTAGATTATGACTTAGCTATAGCTGAATTATCAAAGAATATTGATGTAGAAAATTTAGAGCAGCTATTATCTTACTCTGAGTATACACAAAGAGTTTTACTTCAAACTTATCTGAATCGTTTTCCAGATTTGAATCTTACAAAAGCTCAGTTTGAAGAAGTTAGACAAATTTTAAAAACTAAAAGCCAGTATCGTCATCTGCTTAAAAATGGCTATGAATTGATAAAAGAGTATCAACAGTTTCAGATTTGTAAAATCAGTCCGCAGGCTGATGAAAAGGAAGATGAACTTGTGTTACACTATCAAAATCAGGTATCTTACCAAGGTTATTTATTTTCCTTTGGAATTCCATTAGAAGGTGAATCAATTCAACAAATACCTGTTTCACGCGAAACATCCATACACATTCGTCATCGAAAACCAAGAGATTTTTTGATTCAAAATGGGCATAGAAAAAAACTCAGACGTCTATTTATTGATTTGAAAATCCCTATGGAAAAGCGAAAATCTGCTCTGATTATTGAGCAATTTGGTGAAATTGTTTCAATTTTGGGAATTGCGACCAGTAATTTGAGTAAAAACACGAAAAATGATATAATGAACACTGTACTTTATATAGAAAAAATAGATAGGTAA
- the hpt gene encoding hypoxanthine phosphoribosyltransferase, with the protein MLENDIKKILVSHDEITEAAKKLGAQLTKDYAGKNPILIGILKGSIPFMAELVKYIDTHIEMDFMMVSSYHGGTASSGVINIKQDVTQDIKGRHVLFVEDIIDTGQTLKSLRDMFKAREAASVKIATLLDKPEGRVVEIEADYTCFTIPNEFVVGYGLDYKENYRNLPYVGVLKEEVYSN; encoded by the coding sequence ATGTTAGAAAACGATATTAAAAAAATCCTCGTTTCACACGATGAAATTACAGAAGCTGCAAAAAAATTAGGTGCTCAATTAACAAAGGATTATGCAGGAAAAAATCCGATTTTAATTGGGATTTTAAAAGGATCTATTCCTTTTATGGCTGAATTGGTCAAATATATTGATACACATATTGAAATGGACTTCATGATGGTTTCTAGCTACCATGGTGGAACAGCAAGTAGCGGTGTCATCAATATCAAGCAAGATGTGACTCAAGATATCAAAGGAAGACATGTTCTGTTTGTAGAAGATATCATTGATACAGGTCAAACTTTGAAGAGTTTAAGAGATATGTTTAAAGCAAGAGAGGCTGCTTCTGTTAAAATTGCAACCTTGTTGGATAAACCAGAAGGACGTGTTGTAGAAATTGAGGCAGACTATACCTGCTTTACTATCCCAAATGAGTTTGTAGTAGGTTATGGTTTAGACTACAAAGAAAACTATCGTAACCTTCCTTATGTTGGAGTATTGAAAGAAGAAGTATATTCAAATTAG
- the ftsH gene encoding ATP-dependent zinc metalloprotease FtsH translates to MKKQNNGLIKNPFLWLLLIFFLVTSYQYFSTGSVAGKSEQINYTELVKEITDDNVKELTYQPNGSVIEISGVYKNPKTSKEATGIQFFSPSATTVEKFSSIILPSDTTVSELQKLASDHKAEVTVKHESSSGMWINILVSIVPFGILFFFLFSMMGNMGGNNGRNPMSFGRSKAKAANKEDIKVRFSDVAGAEEEKQELVEVVEFLKDPKRFTKLGARIPAGVLLEGPPGTGKTLLAKAVAGEAGVPFFSISGSDFVEMFVGVGASRVRSLFEDAKKAAPAIIFIDEIDAVGRQRGVGLGGGNDEREQTLNQLLIEMDGFEGNEGIIVIAATNRSDVLDPALLRPGRFDRKVLVGRPDVKGREAILKVHAKNKPLADDVDLKLVAQQTPGFVGADLENVLNEAALVAARRNKSVIDASDIDEAEDRVIAGPSKKDKTVSQKERELVAYHEAGHTIVGLVLSNARVVHKVTIVPRGRAGGYMIALPKEDQMLLSKEDMKEQLAGLMGGRVAEEIIFNVQTTGASNDFEQATQMARAMVTEYGMSEKLGPVQYEGNHAMFGAQSPQKSISEQTAYEIDEEVRSLLNEARNKAAEIIQSNRETHKLIAEALLKYETLDSTQIKSLYETGKMPETVEEESHALSYDEVKSKMNDEK, encoded by the coding sequence ATGAAAAAACAAAATAATGGTTTAATTAAAAATCCTTTTCTATGGTTATTACTTATTTTTTTCCTAGTTACAAGTTACCAGTATTTTAGTACAGGTAGTGTTGCAGGGAAAAGTGAGCAAATTAATTATACAGAATTGGTAAAAGAAATTACCGATGACAATGTAAAAGAATTGACTTACCAACCAAATGGCAGTGTTATCGAAATTTCAGGTGTTTATAAAAATCCTAAAACAAGTAAAGAAGCAACAGGCATTCAGTTCTTTTCTCCTTCTGCTACAACAGTAGAGAAATTTTCAAGTATTATTCTTCCTTCAGACACTACAGTATCAGAATTGCAAAAACTTGCTTCTGACCATAAAGCGGAAGTAACTGTTAAACATGAAAGTTCAAGTGGTATGTGGATTAATATTCTTGTATCCATTGTGCCATTCGGTATTCTTTTCTTCTTCCTATTCTCTATGATGGGAAATATGGGAGGGAATAATGGCCGTAACCCAATGAGTTTTGGGCGTAGTAAGGCTAAAGCCGCAAATAAAGAAGATATTAAAGTAAGATTTTCAGATGTTGCTGGAGCTGAGGAAGAAAAACAAGAACTAGTTGAAGTTGTTGAATTCTTAAAAGATCCAAAACGATTTACAAAACTTGGAGCCCGTATTCCAGCAGGTGTTCTTTTGGAGGGACCTCCAGGAACAGGTAAAACTTTGCTTGCTAAGGCAGTAGCCGGAGAAGCAGGTGTTCCATTCTTTAGTATCTCAGGTTCTGACTTTGTAGAAATGTTTGTCGGAGTTGGAGCTAGTCGTGTTCGTTCTCTTTTTGAAGATGCCAAAAAAGCAGCACCAGCTATTATCTTTATCGATGAAATTGATGCTGTTGGACGTCAGCGTGGAGTTGGTCTTGGCGGAGGAAATGACGAACGTGAACAAACATTGAACCAACTCTTGATTGAGATGGATGGTTTTGAGGGAAATGAAGGGATTATCGTCATTGCTGCGACAAACCGTTCAGATGTACTTGACCCTGCCCTTCTGCGCCCAGGACGTTTTGATAGAAAAGTCTTGGTTGGCCGCCCTGATGTTAAAGGTCGTGAAGCAATCTTGAAAGTTCACGCTAAGAACAAACCTTTAGCAGACGATGTTGATTTGAAATTAGTGGCCCAACAAACCCCAGGTTTTGTTGGAGCAGATTTAGAGAATGTATTGAATGAAGCGGCTTTAGTTGCTGCCCGTCGCAACAAGTCAGTTATTGATGCTTCAGATATTGATGAAGCAGAAGATAGAGTTATTGCGGGACCTTCTAAGAAAGATAAGACAGTGTCACAAAAAGAACGTGAATTAGTTGCCTACCATGAGGCAGGACATACCATTGTTGGTCTAGTCTTGTCGAATGCCCGTGTTGTTCATAAAGTTACCATCGTACCACGTGGACGTGCAGGTGGTTATATGATTGCACTTCCTAAAGAAGACCAAATGCTTCTTTCTAAAGAAGATATGAAAGAGCAATTGGCTGGCTTAATGGGTGGACGTGTAGCTGAAGAAATTATCTTTAATGTCCAAACTACAGGAGCTTCAAACGACTTTGAACAAGCGACTCAGATGGCTCGTGCAATGGTTACAGAGTACGGTATGAGTGAAAAACTTGGCCCAGTTCAATATGAAGGTAATCATGCTATGTTTGGTGCACAGAGCCCTCAAAAATCAATTTCAGAGCAAACAGCTTATGAAATTGATGAAGAGGTTCGTTCATTATTGAATGAAGCACGAAATAAAGCTGCTGAAATTATTCAGTCAAATCGTGAAACTCACAAGTTGATTGCAGAAGCATTATTGAAATACGAAACATTGGATAGTACGCAAATTAAATCTCTTTACGAAACAGGAAAGATGCCTGAAACAGTAGAAGAGGAATCACATGCATTATCTTATGATGAAGTGAAGTCAAAAATGAATGACGAAAAATAA
- a CDS encoding sigma-70 family RNA polymerase sigma factor, which yields MFKELYEEVQGIVYKSRNEYYLHLWELSDWDQEGMICLHELISSEEGLVEDIPRLRKYFKTKFRNRILDYIRKQESQKRRYDKEPYEEVGEISHRISEGGLCLDDYYLFHETLRDYRNKQSKDKQEELERVLRNERFRGRQRVLRDLRIVFKEFDIRTR from the coding sequence ATGTTTAAAGAATTATATGAAGAAGTCCAGGGAATTGTATATAAGAGTAGAAATGAATATTACTTGCATTTATGGGAATTATCGGATTGGGACCAAGAGGGTATGATTTGCTTACATGAATTGATCAGTAGCGAAGAAGGGCTTGTAGAAGATATTCCACGTTTAAGGAAATATTTTAAGACTAAGTTCCGGAATCGAATTCTAGACTATATCCGTAAGCAAGAAAGTCAGAAGCGTAGATATGATAAAGAACCCTATGAAGAAGTAGGTGAGATTAGTCATCGTATAAGTGAGGGAGGTCTGTGTCTAGATGATTATTATCTCTTTCATGAGACACTAAGAGATTATAGAAACAAACAAAGTAAAGACAAACAAGAAGAGTTAGAACGCGTCTTAAGAAATGAACGCTTCCGAGGGCGTCAAAGAGTATTAAGGGACTTACGTATTGTGTTTAAGGAATTTGATATCCGTACTCGGTAA